From the Agromyces laixinhei genome, the window TACGAGCGGGCAGCTCGGTCTCCGTCGGCGTCCAGGAGATCCCGTCGAACGCCTCTTCAACCGTGCGATGTGCTTTCAAATGAGTCGGGGTGGGGAATCCGGGGAACAAGAGATCCCGATGGAACCCGATGACGACAGCCCGCTTGCGTGCCTGGAATGCGCCGAAGTCCGCGGCATTGAGCACCGCATGACGGAAGTCGTACTCCTCGAGAATGCCACCGCGAGATGTCGCCGATTGGAAGTCGGCGAACTGCGACGATTTGGCGAATGCCGCGACGTTCTCGACCACGAAGTACTTCGGCTTCGCGCGACGAATCGTCTCTGCGTACTGGCGCCACAGCAAGTTGCGTTCATCGTTGACATCTTGTTTGCCCAGGGTGGAGAACCCCTGGCACGGAGGACCGCCCACGACGACATCCACTTCGGGAACCGCCTCATTCGCGAGCCAGTCCTGGATGCTGCCGGCATAGACGACTTCGTCTCCGAAGGTGGCTGCGTAACTCGCGGCGGCCGCGAGATCCATCTCTACTGCGCGAACCGTTCGAAAGCGAGGTGATGCGGAATGGAAACCCGCGGTCAGCCCACCCGCCCCGGCGAAGAGGTCGAGCACACGGATGAGACCACGCCCGTCGTCGGCGGTGAGAGGATTATGGGGGGCCGTGGGTTGCATTTCCCTGAGTCTAGCCGGCGGCTACGACCTCCTGTGTCGCACCGCGGGCGCGGCCGAGATGCAGATTCTGGAGGGATGCGATGGGCGCACCTGGCGCCTCGTGGGCGTCATCCGAAAGTACGCGCCGGTCGATGGTCGCCAATCGTGGGCGCGATACGAATCCAGAGCTCGTCGTGCGGCGCGTGCTGCACGCGGCGGGGATGCGGTATCGCGTGAATGCGACCCCCGTCCCAGGAGTTCGGCGCACCGCGGACGTCGTCTTCACCCGGGTGAAGCTCGCGGTGTTCATCGACGGGTGCTTCTGGCACGGCTGCACAACGCACTACCAGCGGCCTGCGAAGAACCAGGCGTACTGGGACGCCAAGGTCGAGGCCAACCGTCGACGCGATCGGGAGACCGATGCGCTTCTCCGTGCGCATGGGTGGACCGTACTGCGGATCTGGGAACACGATGTGCGTGCCTACCCCGAAGGAGTCGGCACGCACATTCGGTCGGTCTATGAGGAGCTCAGGACATCGCACGCACCGAATCATCGAGTGACGACTCGACCAGCGACTGGAAGTAGCCCTGCACTCCATCGCCTCCCACCAGCATCATCCGGTCCAGGAGTAGATTGAAGCTCTCGCATGACGTCTCCGGGGCGAGAAGGCACGCGTGGCACGCCGCGAGATTCAGCCCGTCGATGCTCTGCGGATCGGATTCGGAACACACTGGGTCGTTCGCACACCAAGCGACCTGCTCCAACGAACGAAGAACGACGCCGGGCAGGTAGTCGGCCTCGCCTTGCCGTGCGAGACCACCGAGGGTGCCTTCGACATCGGTCGACGTCGTGTAGATGAACACGGCGTAATCGCCTGCCCCCTCGCAATAGATGCGCTCGTGGAGCGACGGCGCAGAGTACCCGCTCACGAAGGCGAGCTCTCGCATAACTGAGTGCGCGAACGCGTGGAGGAGGAGGAACTGAGGGCTGGTTTCGTGGAGTCGGCTCCCGAGGAGCGACCCGTTCTGGTTGTCGGTGATTCGTATCGCCCGCTCCTGAACGGTCGGCTGTGCCGCCCACTCGTCGACCGCGGCCGGATCGAATCGGATGAAGATCCCCTCGCCGTATCCTTCGACGGCCGGGTACCAGCTGCGCTCCAGCGGTCGCTTCGGCACCGACGGCACCAGGCTCGCCTCGGGGCTGTACCGCCGGAAGCCTAAGGAGGCCCTGACCTCGCGCAGCCGGTCGACGAGAACCACGTCGCCGATCCCTTCCGGCGTCGAGGGCGATCGAGGCTCGACGCGAGTAACGAAGTCCTCGACCGGCGCGGATCCGTCGAGGGCGGCCATGAAGGCCTCGAACTCTTCGCTGAGCAGCGATCGCTTGGTGTCTTGGAGCGTAGGTTCGTCACTGGTCAGCGCGACGATCCGGCGGCGGATCGTTGAGTCGGGGATATCGAGGAGGTTCACGAGCTCATCGACGAGCATGTCGATGATCGCTTCGTTCCCCGTCTGGATGGCCTGCCAATACGGGTGCTTTCGGATCTGCTCATCGAGTTGCTCTGCTCGACCGTCGACCTCGGGAATGTCGATTGCCGAGACGACCTCGCCGAAATGCAGGCTCGTCGCACCACGCTGCAAGACTTCGAGCGGTTTGCCGCAGTTGCCCCACTCCCGCTCCCAGGGTTGCGTTCCGCGACAGGTGAACCCGTCGCGCGCCAGCACATCACCGCGCAGGTCGCCGAGCGATCGGATCGTCTTGCACGCATCGCACGAGACCTCGAGGGCGCTCAAACCCTCATGCGCGCCCCGAGACGGTTGGAATCGCAGGCGGTCCTTGCGGTCGCATTCTCCCGATCCGGCGCGGTGCACCCAATCGGGCCACGGCACATCGGCGGCGTGGCTCTTGGTGGCGCAGACCGTGACGAATCGCATCGGGACGAGCCTGCCGTCGCAGTCGGGGCAGAGCGGCGCGTAACCCGTTTCCATGCTTCGCATCCATCGTGTCATCCGTCGGCATTCCTGACAGAACAACCAAGCGGGGAATCGCGCGAATTCGAGCCCCGGTGTCTTGGGATCGTCGGGTTCGCCGGAACTCGGCGCGGCCCACAGCTCGTCGACCTTGAGCTTCACCGCGAGCCGATCGCAGTACACAGGATTGCGTACTTTCGATGGCGGCCATTCATCACCGGTCATCGCCATGAACGATTCGCCGAGGATGTCGACGAGCGCACCGGGCCCGAACGGGGAGATGGTCTCCGACAGGCGGATCGTCCGGATCACCTTCGATTTCGTTGCCATCAGCGCTCTCCATCCGCTCGCACCCGCACGACGCGGTCGACGGACCGCATCGAGTTCATCGTCGACCAGCCCGCGCCAGGCTCGGTGAACTGCTTGAGCAGCCGCTCCGCAGGTGTTCGTGATCGGTACTTGAGCGGCGTGCCGTTCAAGGCGGTATCCTCCGCTCGGATCTCCCAATCCTCGACCGCTCGCGTCAGCTCATCTACGACGGCCTCCGCCTCGCGGGCATCCGCGACCCTCACGTGTCTACTGAGTACGGAGACCGCCTTCTTCACGACCGACGCATCGGACTCGAAGCGCGACGCATTGTCGTTGAGGTTCAGCCCTGCGCCATGGCGCATGAGGATGACGAGCGCCGCTCGCAGTGCTCGCCGCCGTGCCTGGAGCGACCAGGGCGTCACGGTTCCGGGCTCGACGAAGCGGTAGTACGCCCGGTGGTAGGCCGTGAACGACTCGAACACGGAGCGATCGCGCGGCTTGCCCGATCGGTACATCGTGACCACGAGGCCAGGCACCTTTCCGCGCCCGACCCGGCTGGTCGCCTGGATGTACTCGGACGTCGATTTGGGCTGACCGTTGACGAGCATCAAGCCGAGCCGGCCCACGTCGATGCCGACCGACATGATGTTGGTCGTCGCGAGCGCATCGAGCGGGTGGCCTTCGCCCCCCGGGCCTTCGCCGAGTTGCTCCAGGATGCGGAGGAGATCGTCAGCGGAGACGTTCCCGTTGAGCTCCTCGATGCCGTCTTTCGCCAGCGTCCGCGTTGCCTCGGCCTCGTCCGTTACCGACTTGCGGTCGAGCGCGGCGCGCACGTCGTCGCGCAAGATGGTCACCGTACGGCCGAGTTCGCGCAGGCTGTTGTGATAGACGACGAGTGTCCAGTATGCGTCGAGTTCAGCCCCGGTCATCCCGAGTGCCACCGGCGCGCTCAGCATCTCGGTCGCGATCTGGCCGAGGGCCCACGAGGGGGTGTGGGCTTGCGGCATGATGCCGACGTACATTCGGCCGGCACGATCGGGGTCGGGCTCTGCGAAGTAGCTGTCATCGGCATCGAGACCGCTCGGTGGAAACACGGCGACTTCGGACGCCATGAGCTCTCGGATCTGGTCGGCTGACGCGCGCGTCGTCGCGGTCGACGCGATCACCTTGGGCATCGAACCGTTCCATGACATGAGCCCGCGAATCGCCGCTTCGTAGATGCCCACGATCGTGCCGAGCGGGCCCGCGATGAGGTGGAGCTCGTCTTGGATCACCAAAGACGGCGGATCGTGCGGCACTCCGCCGAGACCGAACATCGATGCACCATCATCGATCCACGCCAGCCGGGCGAACTTGTCGACCGTCGCGACGAGCATGGTCGGCGGATTCTCGAAGATGCCCTGGTCGACGACCTGCACCGGCAGGTTCGCATGGAACGGGCACTCCGCGTGCGGGCAGAAGAATTCGAACGAGAACTTGCTCGCCCTCACTCCGTAGCGCTCGTCGTATGAGGTCTGACGGTCAGGCATGATCGACGTCCCGCACCAGCTGCACTGCCGGAACTGGAAGGGGTTCTGTGGTGTCTTCTCCTTCCGCACCCGCTTCATCTGGTCGGCAGCCTGTTCGTACGTGTTCGGCGTCGTGGTGTTGCCGAGCCACAGTCCGATCGAGAACGACGGTGTGCCCTTCAGGCGGTCGTCGACTTCTCGCAGCAGCTCGAGCGCGCAGATCAGCGTGGCTGCTCGCTGGAATTGCTGGGCCGTCAACAGTCGCATCGTGTACCTGGTCAAGACCGCGGTTCCGCCTCCGTGGATGCTGCGGTCGAGCCGGCGCCGGATCATTTCGATGGCGGCAAGCCCGAGGTAGGCCTCGGTCTTCCCGCCACCGGTGGGGAACCAGATGAGGTCGACGAGTTCTCGGTCGGTGTGTTCGGCGTCGGTAGTCGACGCGAGCGAGAGAAGGATGAAACCGAGCTGGAATGGGTGCCACCTCGGTTCGCCCGCCGCGTCGGGTTCAGGTACGGGCAACAGCGGCACGCCGACCATCCCGGCGTGATCGCGAGTCCATCGCTGTTGCAGCATCTGGCTGCGCATCGCCCGGTTCGCCAAGCGGAATGCGGTGAGCACCGTGCCGCCGTGCTCCAACAGTCGGATTCCCTCCTCCATACGATCCCGAGCGCCACGCATCCGATCCAGGATGTCTCGGGCCGGGTCATCGAATCGCGGTGCGAGTGTCTCGGCCTCTCGTTCGCGGTCGGCGATCCACGTTCCGTATCCGGCGAGGAAGTCGCGCAGTCCGCGACCGAGATCGGCGGCACCTACGGACTCATCGCTGAGCCAGGCAAGCTCGAGCCCACGCAGGTCGCTGGCGCGCGCACGCACGGCCGGAACTTCCTGACGTGGCACGGTCTCGGTCGCTGCATGACCGGGTTCGTCGGAGTCGTCCCACACGACCGCGGTGCCGTGACCGATCGCGTACGTCGGCTTCGAGCGGTACCGCAACTCGAGTTCACGGTCTTCTCGCGACGAGGTCACCGGGTTGCTGGTCGGGTAGGGATGCAGGCGCCCTTCTTCGACATCGCAGCGGATACGCACCTGGAACAGACACTTCTCCGGATCGGACTTGGCTTTTCCGGCTGCCGCCGTCTCGGCGTTCGAGACGGCGATCGTGGTGAGTTGCTTGTCGCCGACCGAGCGCGTTCGCCACGCGAGCCTTCCGCGCCCATCTAGCACACTGACGTTCCCGTGCGGCGTTGAGGGTACGCGAATGCCTGTCTCCGAGACATCCCGGCGTCGCCACGATTCCCGATCAGAATCGTCGTCTCCCTCGGCTTCGGGGGCATAGACGCCGGCGTCGATGGAGACGATGAGGTCGCGTCCATCGTGGATGAACGAGAGGCCCATCGACTGCGGTGCCCAGCCGAACGCACCCACAAGACTCAGACCAGGGTCGTCGTCTTCGTCGGTCGGGTCACCGCTGACATCGATCTCGTCGTCGAGCAGCTCGGTGCCGTCGGGCGCCTCGCGGTGAAGCACTCCGGCCTCGATGTCTTCATCGAGTACGGCGGGAGCAGCTTCGGCCACGCCTTCCTCGACCGGATACAGCGTTCCGACGAGGTAGGCGTACACCGGGTTGCGTGGCAGCAACTCGTCGGCGCCGCCGATGGGGCCGAGCCACATTCGCCGCAATTGGTCGACGAACTCGTCGCGTGCGTCGTTGCTCATGCGTTCTGCATCTCCCACAGGTAATTGAATTCGGTGAAGGCCAGCTGTTCGCCGAACTCCTCGAACGTATCGGCCACGTTGACGATGAGACACCGCTCCTTGCCGCCGTTCTTGGGGCCACGCAGCCCCCGGCCGATCATCTGGTGGTACCGATTGGGGCTGAACGTCGGGCGTGCGACATAGAGCGCCCTCACTTTCGGTGCATCGAAGCCTTGGGTGAGCAGGTCGCAATTGACGAGCACCTGCGTCTTGCCCGAGCGGAAGTCTTCGATGACGCGTCGCCGTTCCTGCGCCCGCATGTTGCCGTCGACCGCGGCTGCTGACGCGCCTTCGAGCGTGAGCAGCGCTGCGATGGTGTGCGCGGATGCCACGGATGCCGAGAACACCAGAATGGGCCACGACGTGTCGTGGGTCAGGATGTCTTCGACGAGTGTCTTGTTCCGGTCCATGTTCTGACCGATACGGTCGAGCATCGACTTCGTGACGTCCTTCATCGTGTTGAACCCGAGCAGGTCTTCGGCGTTCGCTTCGACTGCGGTTCCGTCGAGGATGTAGTGATCGACCTCAGCGAGCACATCGGCGCGTCGCAGCTGGCCGATGGGGTCGTCGGGATCGAGCGATTCGAGCTTCTTGTTTCCGAAACGCTCGGCGAACAGACGGTTGAGCTCGGGGTTGCGGCCACGGTAGGGCGTCGCGGTCAGCCCGAGCAACGGCCTCGCGGTCTTGGCCCTGCTCTGCCCGCCCCGCCCCGCGGCGATACCGAGCCAGCGCAGGATCGAAGTGTAGGTGAGCGTACCCGCCCTGTGTGCCTCGTCGATGATCACCAGCGACGCCTTCGCCAGCCACGGGTACGCTCGATCGTCGTCCTTGATGCGCGAGTGCAGCTTCGCGTCGGTGGCGATCACGACCTGCAGTTCTTCCCGTGACTCGTCGAGCTCATAGTCGCCCCAGAACCGGCTCAGGTCGAGCACGCGTTCGTCGCCGATCGCGCGCCAGACATCCGCCCATGTCTGAATCGCCTGTTCACACAACTCCTGGGATTGCGCGATCCACAGCACGGGCCCGTTCAGCTCGTCGGCGACCATCATCCGAACCGCGGCCTCGACCGTCACCCGGGTCTTGCCCGCGCCCGTCGGCAAGTACAGCAAGCCGCGTTGTCTCTGGCCGTCGGTCCCCGTCTCAAGCACATGGGTGCGGATGTCGCCGGCGAGCTGTTCCTGGAAGTCGTGCAGCGGCGAGAGATCGATGCGTCCGAGTACTTGCTGGAGGGCTGGGCGCTTGACCTCTTTGGCGCCAGCGTAGCCGGTCGCGAACCCGAGGCCGGCGACGAACGCTTGGGCCTGATCAGACCCCGCCCATTTCGTCGGCGCGGCCAGGCCG encodes:
- a CDS encoding DNA cytosine methyltransferase encodes the protein MQPTAPHNPLTADDGRGLIRVLDLFAGAGGLTAGFHSASPRFRTVRAVEMDLAAAASYAATFGDEVVYAGSIQDWLANEAVPEVDVVVGGPPCQGFSTLGKQDVNDERNLLWRQYAETIRRAKPKYFVVENVAAFAKSSQFADFQSATSRGGILEEYDFRHAVLNAADFGAFQARKRAVVIGFHRDLLFPGFPTPTHLKAHRTVEEAFDGISWTPTETELPARTLDFGGRTFSGSYRPAELHLDREYRQISLDRFAAIPPGGNRFNLPDELLAPCWRKHKSGSGDVMGRLHWDRPSVTIRTEFFKPEKGRYLHPQADRAITHYEAAVLQGFPDDHKFVGSKTAIARQIGNAVPIPLGAAIGMVLAARLE
- a CDS encoding very short patch repair endonuclease, coding for MVANRGRDTNPELVVRRVLHAAGMRYRVNATPVPGVRRTADVVFTRVKLAVFIDGCFWHGCTTHYQRPAKNQAYWDAKVEANRRRDRETDALLRAHGWTVLRIWEHDVRAYPEGVGTHIRSVYEELRTSHAPNHRVTTRPATGSSPALHRLPPASSGPGVD
- the drmB gene encoding DUF1998 domain-containing protein, which translates into the protein MATKSKVIRTIRLSETISPFGPGALVDILGESFMAMTGDEWPPSKVRNPVYCDRLAVKLKVDELWAAPSSGEPDDPKTPGLEFARFPAWLFCQECRRMTRWMRSMETGYAPLCPDCDGRLVPMRFVTVCATKSHAADVPWPDWVHRAGSGECDRKDRLRFQPSRGAHEGLSALEVSCDACKTIRSLGDLRGDVLARDGFTCRGTQPWEREWGNCGKPLEVLQRGATSLHFGEVVSAIDIPEVDGRAEQLDEQIRKHPYWQAIQTGNEAIIDMLVDELVNLLDIPDSTIRRRIVALTSDEPTLQDTKRSLLSEEFEAFMAALDGSAPVEDFVTRVEPRSPSTPEGIGDVVLVDRLREVRASLGFRRYSPEASLVPSVPKRPLERSWYPAVEGYGEGIFIRFDPAAVDEWAAQPTVQERAIRITDNQNGSLLGSRLHETSPQFLLLHAFAHSVMRELAFVSGYSAPSLHERIYCEGAGDYAVFIYTTSTDVEGTLGGLARQGEADYLPGVVLRSLEQVAWCANDPVCSESDPQSIDGLNLAACHACLLAPETSCESFNLLLDRMMLVGGDGVQGYFQSLVESSLDDSVRAMS
- a CDS encoding helicase-related protein, which translates into the protein MSNDARDEFVDQLRRMWLGPIGGADELLPRNPVYAYLVGTLYPVEEGVAEAAPAVLDEDIEAGVLHREAPDGTELLDDEIDVSGDPTDEDDDPGLSLVGAFGWAPQSMGLSFIHDGRDLIVSIDAGVYAPEAEGDDDSDRESWRRRDVSETGIRVPSTPHGNVSVLDGRGRLAWRTRSVGDKQLTTIAVSNAETAAAGKAKSDPEKCLFQVRIRCDVEEGRLHPYPTSNPVTSSREDRELELRYRSKPTYAIGHGTAVVWDDSDEPGHAATETVPRQEVPAVRARASDLRGLELAWLSDESVGAADLGRGLRDFLAGYGTWIADREREAETLAPRFDDPARDILDRMRGARDRMEEGIRLLEHGGTVLTAFRLANRAMRSQMLQQRWTRDHAGMVGVPLLPVPEPDAAGEPRWHPFQLGFILLSLASTTDAEHTDRELVDLIWFPTGGGKTEAYLGLAAIEMIRRRLDRSIHGGGTAVLTRYTMRLLTAQQFQRAATLICALELLREVDDRLKGTPSFSIGLWLGNTTTPNTYEQAADQMKRVRKEKTPQNPFQFRQCSWCGTSIMPDRQTSYDERYGVRASKFSFEFFCPHAECPFHANLPVQVVDQGIFENPPTMLVATVDKFARLAWIDDGASMFGLGGVPHDPPSLVIQDELHLIAGPLGTIVGIYEAAIRGLMSWNGSMPKVIASTATTRASADQIRELMASEVAVFPPSGLDADDSYFAEPDPDRAGRMYVGIMPQAHTPSWALGQIATEMLSAPVALGMTGAELDAYWTLVVYHNSLRELGRTVTILRDDVRAALDRKSVTDEAEATRTLAKDGIEELNGNVSADDLLRILEQLGEGPGGEGHPLDALATTNIMSVGIDVGRLGLMLVNGQPKSTSEYIQATSRVGRGKVPGLVVTMYRSGKPRDRSVFESFTAYHRAYYRFVEPGTVTPWSLQARRRALRAALVILMRHGAGLNLNDNASRFESDASVVKKAVSVLSRHVRVADAREAEAVVDELTRAVEDWEIRAEDTALNGTPLKYRSRTPAERLLKQFTEPGAGWSTMNSMRSVDRVVRVRADGER